AAAGCCATGCAGGATCGGGTGCTGCAAAATCCTAAAATCACCGTCCATTGGAACACTGAGGTCATCGATGTTTACGGGGAAGCTGGGGGAATGCAGGGAGTGCGCCTACGCGATCGCCTCTCGGGAGAGGAGCGCAACCTAGAGGTACGCGGGCTCTTTTATGCCATTGGCCACACCCCCAACACCCAGCTTTTTCAGGGACAGTTGCAGCTCGATGAGGTGGGCTATATCGTCACACAGCCTGGCTCGGTGGAAACGAGCGTTGAAGGCGTCTATGCTGCTGGCGACGTGCAAGATCACGAGTATCGCCAGGCCATCACCGCTGCTGGCACGGGCTGTATGGCGGCGATGCTGGCTGAACGCTGGTTGTCTAGCCAGGGGCTGGTCACCGAGTTTCACCAGGCTGCCGAACCGGCCCAGACCTCGTCTGATGCACCCTCAGATGCCGCCGCGCCAGAGGCCTCGGAGACCACGTCAGAGCCAGTCGAAGCGGAGTTTGATCTCGCCTCGGTGTATCACCAGGGAGGCTATGCCCTCCGTAAGCTCTACCACGAGAGCGATCGCTTAATTGTGGTCAAATACGCCTCACCCACCTGCGGCCCTTGTCATACCCTCAAGCCCATTCTCGGCAAGGTGATTGATGAATTTGGCGATCGCGTCCACTATGTGGAAATTGACATCACCGAAGACCCGGACATTGCTGAGTCTGCCGGCGTCATGGGCACCCCCACCGTGCAGTTCTTTAAAGATAAAGCCATGGTTGGGCAGTTGAAGGGCATGAAGCAGAAGAGTCAGTACCGAGAAGAAATTCAGAAGGCTCTACCGGTTGTCTCCATCTAGAGCAGTACGGCGTTAGATGAACTGATGATGAATGCAGGGATGGGCGATCGCTCATCCCTGTTTGCGGTTTTACGGCCTGTGGATTCCTGGCGGAGGGTGATTGAGATCCCCGGGGGAGGGTGATCGCCCATCTCTCTGCTTTTCAGAGCATCGCCTACACTAGTAGCGAACATCTCACACACAGCATAATTAGCCATGACGTTTCCTCTGACACTCTATGATTTAGCCCTGAACCATGAAGTGTTAGATAGTCTGAACAAGACTTTGCTGCGCCCCCATGTCTCTGAACGCCCTCTTGTCCTCTATAGGACTTTTTGTAGGACGGCTGTCCGAGTAGATCTCTCCTGCGCTTCAGATAGAGGCCTAATGAACCACAGCCATGGGCACTGAACCCCCTGCTATCCGTGACTGGATAGCTGAGGGGGGAAATGCGGTGGTTCGTTAGGCTGCAAGGACGATATCCGTGCAGCCAACTTAATAATGAGGGTTTTGAGATGTCTGGTCGGCGCTTAGCACTGTTAGTTGGGGTGAGTGATTATGGAGCGGGATACGAGCCGCTGCCAGGCACTTTAGCAGATCTGGCGCAGATGCAAGCTGTATTACAGGATCCCCATCGCGGCAGTTTTGAGGTAGAGGTTCTACAAAACCCCAATCCGCAACAGCTACGGGAAGCCATTGAACATTTTTTTGGCGGTCGTCGTCGGGATGATGTCTTACTATTTTACTTTTCTGGTCATGGAGCTTTAGATAATTCTACGGGTAGCCAACTTTACTTGTCTACCTGCCAAACACGTAAGGATGGGCAGCGGCTGGTAGAATCTAGTGCCGTTGAGGCAGCTTGGCTACATCGTCATTTGATGAGCAGTCGCTCGGATCAAAAAGTTGTGATTCTAGACTGTTGCTTTAGCGGTGCAGTGGCGAATTTGCTGCAAAAGGGAGATGACTCAATTAACCTCCAGCAGCTTAAAAGTAAAGGAACGGTGTTGTTAGCTTCGTGTAATGCCTATGAGGTATCGTACCAAGCTAAGGAAAAATCCAGTACCAAGCAGGCGCAATCGCTCTACACCAGATACTTAATTGAAGGTATCCAAACAGGAGCAGCCCGATTGGGTAAAACAGAATGGATTTATGCCCAAGATCTTCATGACTATGCCAGACAACGCTTTCAAACCGAACTAGCATCGGCACCCGAGCCCCAAATTATTGTGGTAGAAAAAGAGGGCTATCGGATCCCCATTGCTCGGGCAAGGCTGAAGGATGTAGCTGGAGACTACCGCCAACTGGTGGCCCAGGTTCTCAAAGAAAATGACGGCGAAATTGATGATCTCGATCGCCACTATCTAGAAGTAGAACGTGCTAACTTAAATGTCCCTAGCGAGCTAGCGGCGCGCATTCTCAAAGAGCAGCAAGAACCCTATCGCCTGCGCAAGCGGGAACGGGCTCGCTATTATGCAACCGCCTTGAAAATTGCCCTCAAGCAAGGCTATTTGCTCACCGATCGCGCCCGGACGAAACTCAAGCGGATTCAGGCGGCGCTGAGTTTACGGGATGACGAGGTGACGATTATTGAGCAGCAGGTGATGACGGAGCTGTCTATGCAAGTGCTAAAACCTGCGCGCAAAGCGGTGGCCCACGCCAGTTCTGCCGAGCGGCCCAGTGGCCCTGTGGGGGCTCCTACGGACTTGATGGATCTCAAGGATCTCCATCCGGGAGATTATGTAGTTCACCAAGGCCATGGCATTGGCCGTTTTTTGCGATCGGAATATTTGACAGAGCAAGGGCGACGCCAGGAATGTGCGGTCTTGGAATTTGCAGATGGGCTACTGCGGGTGACCGTCGCTGATCTGAATGCCCTGCAGCGCTTGACCTTAGATGGACAGCAAAACCTACCCCTCAGCCAAATCCAAGTCCTTGCGCCGCCAAGCGGCCTCACCCTGGATCCCCTCCAGTCTAAGAAAGGGGTAGACTATCGCCCCCTGCGCGATCTGCTCCAGGCGGGCAACTGGCAGGCGGCGGATGATGAAACCTATCGGGTCATGCTCAAATGCGTGGGACGGAAAGAGGGAGACTGGATGCGGGTGGAACAACTGCGGGGGTTTCCCTGCACCGATCTGCGCACGATTGATCAACTGTGGACCACCTACAGCCAGGGGCATTTTGGCTTTAGCGTTCAGCAATCGCTGTACCTAGACTGCGGTGCGAAGCTGGATGGCGACTATCCCGGTGACCAAATCTGGGAGAAGTTTGGCGATCGCGTCGGCTGGCGGGTGAAAAATCGCTGGATCTATTACCAAGATGTGGTCTTTGATCTAGCGGCCGTGCGCGGACACCTGCCGGCCAAGGCCTGTGTCTTGGTCGGAGTGGTGGATTGGTGGTGCTGGGTGCTGTTTTCCCGCATGGATGCCTGCCACATCTCGGCGAACAGCTCCAAGAGCTAGGAGTTGCTCTGAGCTAGGGGGATACTCTAGGGACAGGTTCTGAACCTCCATAACCATAGTGCGACGAGCCCAACCCCTAGGCGGGATAGATGCGCAGGCGGCGGTTGGGCTCGTCGCCAAAGCTAGAGGATTTGAGATGGACTGAGGATAAATACAAGGATGGGGATTGCCTCATCTTTGCCTTCATAAGAGCTAATTTATTAAGTTGCTGAAACTCCCATCTGGCAAGGCTTTCATAAAAACTGTCTAATGCAGCTTCGTAACCCAGAACCCTTGATATACAAAGGATACAAGCAGCTTAAGATTTGCTTTGTAAATCAGCTCTAAATGCAAGGAGCAATTATTAGGTTGTCTATAAATGGTCAGCACTAAATCCTGCATCTTCATACAAATATCATGCTTCATTAACGGTTCACATACGAAGAGATATTTCTGTTATGGTACGATTTAGACTGTAATTTCAATTGGTACAACCCATTGACTAACACAACTTTGGCGACTGCCGATGATCTAGGCATCCTCTCTGGTGCACTCGAAATTTCTAGTACTTTTGAGGGTACCGATCGTCTTGACTACTACAGATTTACGCTTGCCCAAAATAGCGATTTAGCCGGATTATTTGAGGCTATCTCTCTCACTGGTCTGCGTATAATTTCCGATCGGAATGAAAACGGTATTGTTGAGAACAACGAAATTGCTGTTAGAAGCAGCGGTAGCAGCACAGGTGGCTTTACCAGTTTCTTTGCGCCTTTGCCAGCAGGAACCTACTTCCTTGAAGTATCTACACAGCGATCAGACACTTCTTACGAACTTCGGCTAGCCGAAACGCCTAAACCAAGTAATATTTCTCCCGATCCTGGCAATACCCTCTCCCAAGCATTCGATCTGGGAATGCTCCCTAGACAACGGATATTGAGAGATTATGTAGGTGACTTAGACCCAGTTGATTACTACACGTTCACCCTGACTCAGAAAAGTAATTTTGCCTTTGAAGCAAGTGGGCAGACCGCCAATACTACGGTTCTAATCGGTTCTGACCGAAATGGAAACGGCATTTATGACAACGGTGAAACAGTTGGGGGCTTCAACTTTGGTGTTGTTAATGGTACTACCTACTCTCAAGATTTGTCAGCCGGAACTTATATTCTCTTCGTGGGACGGAATGCATCAGCGGCTAATTCGACACACTATACGTTAGCACTAACTACAACTCCCGACTTCAGCGGTGATGACATTCTTCGAGGGACAGCCCGCGCCGATCGCCTCAACGGCCAAGCTGGGAATGATCGCATTTTTGGCCTCGCCGGAAACGATGTTCTGATTGGCGGCACGGGTAATGATCTATTGCTCGGTGGCCCCGGAAGCGATCGCTTAGTTGGCGCATCCGGTGATGATATCCTCCGAGGCGGAGCTGACCGTGACACTCTGCTGGGCGGCACAGGCAATGACCAGCTATTCGGTGATGCAGGCAATGACATCCTAAACGGCGACGCAGGTAACGATCGCCTCGATGGCGGTTCTGGTAACGATCTCCTTCAGGGTGGATCTGGCAACGATGTCTTAATTGGCGGTACAGGAAATGATCGCTTGGATGGAGGAATAGGAAACGACGTCATTACCACAGGGGGTGGACGCGATCGTATTGTTGTACGGCGGCAAGGACGCACCCGCGTTACTGATTTCCAGAACAACCTGGATAAGTTTGAGCTGATTGGTATCCGGTTTAATCAGCTTTCGTTTGAACAACGACAGGGCGATGTTATCGGCAAGTTGGGACGAAATACCCTACTTGTTCTTGATAACACACGACTGGCAACCATCGATCGCACAGATTTCGTGTAGCTTAGCTGTAGTCAGTTTGGTTGAGGTTAGAAGCGATAACGTCTTATTGGTGCCAACGTGAGTTCGACAGTTGAAAAGCAGCTATTGAAGGGGCTGCGGTGCCGCGAGTGCTCGATCTGACATAAGTGTTTGAGCTGCTCATTGACCGCCTCATCATTGAGACGGTCAATGAGCAGCAACACCTTATTCAGCAGTAGCACAAGCGCCTGCGAAATGTATCCTCAATTGCCAAACAGTTTGCCGACTAGGTCTTGGGTCATCTCCGGCACCGGCGGCTTGCGGTCGTCGGTATTGCCCGGCGTCAGGCTCGCTGCCAGCAGTTCGCCCCGCTCATTAATATCAGGTAGAGCTTGAATCCGAAGTGCCATCCCATCGATGATTTGCCCCAGCCCGCTAGATGTTTGAACGTCTTGTGTGCCTTCGCCCGCTTCACATGACAGACTGCAATCGAGGTGGAATCAATGAAGCTGATGCCGGTCATGACCCCAAAACAGTGGCTATTGAGGACATGTACCAAGGCTATAAAGCTCCAAGGCATCAGCTCGATGAATCGCCCATAGCTGAACATGGGAAAGGCATCCTGCCAATGTACCAACACTAAGTGTTGGTAAAAAATCTTGCACGTTCAATAGCCTGAGCTATGGAAGGCAATGACGATGGTCATCACTTCGCTGATACTCAAACGGGACTGATAAGCTTTTCGGCGAGTCATCGCACGGCAGTTGAGCCACGTCTCGCTCACAGAATTGCTCTAACTCACGATAGACATCATCAACATCGCAGAACATTTGGGTCACGCAAGGCGCGCTAAACTTAGAGTCATGGCTGAGGTGCTTGATATTTCAATACTTTGTGAGCGTAACCCTCAGCCTTTTCTTTTGCACTCTAATTCTTGCCGAACTCGCGTGCCGCCCAAGGCCTGTGTCTTGGTCGGAGTGGTGGATTGGTGGTGCTGGGTGCTGTTTTCCCGCATGGATGCCTGCCACATTTCTGCGAACGGCTCCAAGAGTTAAGAGTTGCTCTGAGCTAGGGGATGCTCTAGGGACAGGTTCTGAACCTCCATAACCATAGTGCGGCATATGCCCAACCCCTAGGCGGGATAGATGCGCAGGCGGCGGTTGGGCTCGTCGCCAAAGCTAGAGGATTTGAGGCGGTAGTGTTCCACCAGTTCATGCTGCATTTTGCGCACCTTGGCCGATCGCGGCAGTAGTTCCACCGGCTGTCCCTTGGGGATGACAATTTGCTCCACGGCTAGGCGGGCTTCTTCCAACGCCTCAATCTCGTCACCATCGCCGCTGCGAGAAAAGAGATTCAGGTTAATGGGTTCATTGATGCCTTGGTCGTCAAGTTTGAGCATGCGTTTGAGGGCGCGAATGATCTGCGGCATAGTGTTGGACTTCACCGCATAGACGGCCAGTTGCCGCACTTGGGCCATGTGCTTGAGCTTGGAATGATTTTTTAGGTGCGATCGCAACGCCAGCACGGCATCGGCATGGTCGAGGTCTTTGGTGATGACGATGGGCAGGTTGAGGGTGTGGATAATCTGATCCAAATGTTGGCGACTGACCGCGTAGGGATAGACATGCAGGGGCAGATCTTCCCCGTTGGGGCCGGTGGGCATTCCTGCTAGGGCATCGTCCTCATCCTCTAGGGTGCGATCGCTGAGGGACTCTTGCAGCAATTGATCAAACTGCTGATGCTCAGGCGAACGCATGGAGGGTAGGGCGGCGGCAGGCACCGATCGCACCGTCCGCGATCGCCCTTGGGTTTGCAAGGGCAACATCTGCCCCGAGGCACGCCAGCCGCGCACTTGGGGAACATCACTGCCCAGGCTGGTGGAGGGGCGCGATCGCCGATAGGTGGAAAGTTCAGGATTGCTCGGGCTTTGCACCTCTTCGGTGATCTCGACCTTGCCCTGGTCATCCACTGCCCGCACCTGCATCACCGGCAAACGACCGCGCAGCAGATTATCCACTGTGTCAGAGACCTGCTCATGCACCACCCAACGCTGGCGTTCCAGCATTTCCACCGCAATATCAAAGGTCGGCGGTGCTTTGCGTTCCAGGACACTCTTTTGGCTACCGCGCCGCCGCGCTTCATCGTCACCCAGGGTTACTGACTGGATGCCGCCCACCAGATCGGAAAGGGTAGGATTTTTAATGAGGTTTTCAATGCGGTTGCCGTGGGCGGTGCCCACGAGCTGCACCCCGCGTTCGGCAATAGTGCGGGCGGCCAAGGCTTCTAGCTCCGTGCCAATCTCGTCGATCACAATCACCTCAGGCATGTGGTTTTCCACCGCCTCAATCATCACCTGGTGCTGCAACTCCGGCTTGGCCACCTGCATCCGTCGGGCGCGACCTAGGGCCGGGTGGGGAATATCGCCGTCGCCAGCAATTTCATTAGACGTATCGATGATCACCACGCGCTTGTTGAGATCATCGGCTAAGACCCGCGCAATCTCCCGCAGTGCCGTGGTTTTGCCCACCCCCGGCCGCCCCAGCATCAGAATTGACTTCCCGGTTTCCACCAGATCGCGGATCATGCCAATGGTGCCAAACACCGCCCGCCCGACCCGGCAGGTGAGGCCGATGATGGTGCCTTGGCGATTGCGGATGGCGCTGATCCGATGCAGGGTGCGTTCGATGCCAGCTCGGTTATCGCCGCTAAAGCTGCCGACCCGCTCGATGCAGTAATCCAAATCAGCTTGGGATATGACATCCTCGGAGAGGTATTCGGTTTGTTGGGGAAAGCGTGCCTCCGGCTGCCGACCCAGATCCATCACCACTTCCACTAGGTAATTGCGTTGGGGATGGTGGCTGAGGGTTTGCCGGATGCTGGGAGGGAGAACGGCCAGCAGTTGTTCGAGGTCATCGGTGATGCCAGAGGGCTGGGTGGGCTGCTCGGGGGTGGCAGGATGCGGATTAGATGCGCCGGGAGCGGGACGACCGTGGGATGTCATAGGTGGCTAATAGGGTGAGGTTGAGAGAATCGACAGTGCGGACGATCTCAAGGTTGAGACCTGAGACAGGGGATGAATGGTGTGTCATGGTCTGAGAGAAGCATGGGCAAAACCTAGGGCTACTAGGAACAACGGCTTGAATCACGGGGTAACTAACGGGGTTGATATCTTATCTGGCTGACAGCTTGGCGGCATAGGATGATCGCTTGCCTAGCTGGGCTGGGCCGCCGGGGCCTTTTAGGGGAGACATCAGGGTGTCAATGAGGGTCATGGCTTGGTTCAGTAAGGCAGGATAGTGTTCGAGATCGGCGGGGGTTGCCGGCTGGCTGGGGGCGATCGCTTCCCTGTCCTCAGACCCTGGGATGCCGGAAGGACTGGCCCGTTCCTGCACGATCGCGTCGAGAGTGTCCAACACGGGAGATAGAAGGGTGCGAGCATAGCTGCCGTAGGCAACGCCAGCGATCGCCTTCGAGGTGGCGCGATCGCTAGGTGTGGGAGAAAACGGCGGCAAGAGGTGGAGCGATCGCAGTTTTTCCACGGTGTAGCCATTGGTGCCGCCGGCAAGCTGCACATAGCCCGGTAGCTCGGCGGCCAGCAGTTTTTGTCCTAAACGCAGGGTGGCGTGGGTGGTGCCATCGCCAATGTCGCCACTCATCGCCCGACCATCGGCCTGCCAGATCACCACCGGCGGCTGGGGCTGCATCACCGCATAGAGCGATCGCAGGTAGTTCTCAATGCCGTCGCCGGCGGGACAGCTCACGGCCACTAGGGAGAGATGGGGAATCACCGGAGCGATCGCCTCCCATAGACGTTCAAAGGCATCCCGTCGCCCCACCTGGGTATGGATTTCAATGGCATCGACGCCGCTGAGAACGAGGGGAAGGAGATCGGTGGGGGAGAAGCGATAGAACTGGGTGGAGATGGTATCGAAGGGACAGATAGGGACACAGCGCCCACAGCCATAGCAGCGCTCGGCGATCACGCCGGATTGGGCTGGGGTGAAGGCGATCGCCTGGGCCGGACAAATCGATTCACAGGGACGAGGACAGTCGGACGGGCAGGTGTTGGGGTCGAAGACGGCTTTGCGAAAATGGGGATCATCGCCATCGTTGAGGCTGACCATGAGCAGAGGACGCACCCAGGGGCGATCGCCGCGTTGCCACTGGGCGTCTACTAGATTGCCAGCTCGGTCAAGCGCTTCTCGGGCCGCCGCCACCACTGCCGCATCCGCCGCGACATCAATACAGTCGGCTCCGGCCAGCGCATAGGCCAGGACTAAATTTTGGATGGCAGGAAGGTGTTGGAAGCTTGCGCCACAAATGAGCTTAAACCAGTGTCCTTCCTTCAGTGACCGTAAGGGATAGTACAAGTTAATCACCCTTACATGCTAGCGAATAGAGACAGGATGAGCCACGAAATTGGGAGTTGAGTTTCAGTGTACTACAACCGTCCTGATTGCGCATGGGCTATGGGTTAAGGCTGGATTAATGGAGAGACTTGCTACCCGCCGCTCCTAGCCTGGGCACAAGAACCCTCAAGGGAGTGTCCTGATAGAAAACGCTACAGGGTGTATCAAGACATAGCCCACCCTGCTTCGGTCAGGGAATCGCCTACGTCAAGCTTCAGGCTGAGATGAGAGATATGCAGTTGTCTCTCCCATCACCATTGTGCTTTACCCCAATCGTCTGCAACTGGATTTAGAGAGCGAGCGGATCGATCCGTTCTCGTGATGAATGTGGTGTCAATGATGACACCTGTCCCCTCAACCGATCTTGTTTCTATGCGTATCTCAACCGCTGTTCTTTATACGATCGCGGCGTTAGCAGCCAAGGAAGCCCTGCAGCCCGCGATCGCTTCTGCTGATCCGGTGCCGCTGAAGGACGATCCTGATCTGAATAGGGCTGATGATCACCACCAGCTGGCCTCGGAGGGTAAGGTGCAGGCTGTGCCGCCGCAAATGATCGCCCGTGAGCCGCTGTCGCTGTCGGCGCAATCCGACGGGACGATTAAACCTTCGGTGGCGATCGCTCCTCTAGATAGCTCGGTGGTGACCATGGCTCGGCCGATGCTTGGGGAGGATCCGATAAATGGATCCATGGTCATGGAGGATCGAGCCCTGCTGGAACTAGCGATTGGCGATCGCGTTGACCCCGTGAATTTTGAGGTGGCAGAGGAAGCGGCGCTCGATGAGGATCGTGACTGGATCACTTATGCGGCGGTTGAGGAGCCAGCAAGCGAGGATCGAGCGATCGCCGTTGATGTTGTGAATCCTGGGGCAGATGAGTTAGCCATTGAGGATCGAGCGATCGCCCCTAGCTTGCCGATCACGGAGGTCAATCTTGACACGGCCTTGGTGCTGGACTCAGCGCAGAATCTGCGATCGCCCTCGCCCACAGACCGTCTAGAGTTTTGGCAAGGCACGCCTGAATCCGCGCCTGCTTGGGCTGATCAGGGAGGCCATGACGGTGGCGTTGAACGATCGGCGGACCATCTTGGGGAGGTATCTGTCGCGATCGCCCCTCCTGAGGTGGAGTTGGGATTAACCTGGGCGATCGCGCCCCAGATCAATGTTCCTGCCCCCACGTCTCAGCCCGAAGCGGCGATCGCCCCGCAGATGGTTGCCCAAACCTTGGCCCAAGCGACTCCATCGTCGTCAACGCTCTATGTTCCCGACTTGATGGACGTGCAGCAAGAGCAACAGCGTTTAGAGGAGTTAGAAGGTCGCCGAGGGGGCGATCGCTGGACACCGGGGCTGACGATTGTCAATCCTACGGGCTATGGGCTAGACAACTGGACGCCCTTCGTGGGAGCCACGTTCCAGTCTCGCACCCGCTACAGCGATGTCAGTGACGGCGCGATGGTTTTTGGCATTGGAGCTGGCGATGCCCGCGAAGCCGTGGGGGTGGAGTTGTCCTACACCTTAGCCAGCTTTGGGAGTAACCGAGATTTTGGGGATGGGGGGTTTAATCTCCGGGTTCACCGCCGTTTCTCGGAAGACTTTGCCGGGGCGATCGGCTGGAATGGCTTTCTGACGGTGGGGGATGCGGATGACTTCGAATCCTCGGTCTACGGGGTGCTCACCAAGATTGTCACCCTCAGCGATCACATTGAGGATCCCTTTAGCCGCATTGCCTTCACCGCCGGCATTGGTAGCGGCATGTTCCGCTCGGAAACCGATGTGGATGAAGGCAACGACACCATCGGGGTGTTTGGCAGCATGGCGGTACGGCTGGCCGAACC
Above is a genomic segment from Leptolyngbya sp. CCY15150 containing:
- the trxB gene encoding thioredoxin-disulfide reductase, whose product is MANPAVENLVIIGSGPAGYTAAIYAARANLKPLMFEGYQVGGVPGGQLMTTTEVENFPGFPDGITGPHLMENMKAQAVRWGTELVTEDVTAVDFSQRPFVIRSDEREVLAHSVVIATGATAKRLGLPSEHDFWSRGISACAICDGATPIFKGVDLAVIGGGDSAAEEAVYLTKYGSHVHLLVRRDHMRASKAMQDRVLQNPKITVHWNTEVIDVYGEAGGMQGVRLRDRLSGEERNLEVRGLFYAIGHTPNTQLFQGQLQLDEVGYIVTQPGSVETSVEGVYAAGDVQDHEYRQAITAAGTGCMAAMLAERWLSSQGLVTEFHQAAEPAQTSSDAPSDAAAPEASETTSEPVEAEFDLASVYHQGGYALRKLYHESDRLIVVKYASPTCGPCHTLKPILGKVIDEFGDRVHYVEIDITEDPDIAESAGVMGTPTVQFFKDKAMVGQLKGMKQKSQYREEIQKALPVVSI
- a CDS encoding LdpA C-terminal domain-containing domain yields the protein MINLYYPLRSLKEGHWFKLICGASFQHLPAIQNLVLAYALAGADCIDVAADAAVVAAAREALDRAGNLVDAQWQRGDRPWVRPLLMVSLNDGDDPHFRKAVFDPNTCPSDCPRPCESICPAQAIAFTPAQSGVIAERCYGCGRCVPICPFDTISTQFYRFSPTDLLPLVLSGVDAIEIHTQVGRRDAFERLWEAIAPVIPHLSLVAVSCPAGDGIENYLRSLYAVMQPQPPVVIWQADGRAMSGDIGDGTTHATLRLGQKLLAAELPGYVQLAGGTNGYTVEKLRSLHLLPPFSPTPSDRATSKAIAGVAYGSYARTLLSPVLDTLDAIVQERASPSGIPGSEDREAIAPSQPATPADLEHYPALLNQAMTLIDTLMSPLKGPGGPAQLGKRSSYAAKLSAR
- a CDS encoding R3H domain-containing nucleic acid-binding protein, whose protein sequence is MTSHGRPAPGASNPHPATPEQPTQPSGITDDLEQLLAVLPPSIRQTLSHHPQRNYLVEVVMDLGRQPEARFPQQTEYLSEDVISQADLDYCIERVGSFSGDNRAGIERTLHRISAIRNRQGTIIGLTCRVGRAVFGTIGMIRDLVETGKSILMLGRPGVGKTTALREIARVLADDLNKRVVIIDTSNEIAGDGDIPHPALGRARRMQVAKPELQHQVMIEAVENHMPEVIVIDEIGTELEALAARTIAERGVQLVGTAHGNRIENLIKNPTLSDLVGGIQSVTLGDDEARRRGSQKSVLERKAPPTFDIAVEMLERQRWVVHEQVSDTVDNLLRGRLPVMQVRAVDDQGKVEITEEVQSPSNPELSTYRRSRPSTSLGSDVPQVRGWRASGQMLPLQTQGRSRTVRSVPAAALPSMRSPEHQQFDQLLQESLSDRTLEDEDDALAGMPTGPNGEDLPLHVYPYAVSRQHLDQIIHTLNLPIVITKDLDHADAVLALRSHLKNHSKLKHMAQVRQLAVYAVKSNTMPQIIRALKRMLKLDDQGINEPINLNLFSRSGDGDEIEALEEARLAVEQIVIPKGQPVELLPRSAKVRKMQHELVEHYRLKSSSFGDEPNRRLRIYPA
- a CDS encoding GUN4 domain-containing protein, translated to MSGRRLALLVGVSDYGAGYEPLPGTLADLAQMQAVLQDPHRGSFEVEVLQNPNPQQLREAIEHFFGGRRRDDVLLFYFSGHGALDNSTGSQLYLSTCQTRKDGQRLVESSAVEAAWLHRHLMSSRSDQKVVILDCCFSGAVANLLQKGDDSINLQQLKSKGTVLLASCNAYEVSYQAKEKSSTKQAQSLYTRYLIEGIQTGAARLGKTEWIYAQDLHDYARQRFQTELASAPEPQIIVVEKEGYRIPIARARLKDVAGDYRQLVAQVLKENDGEIDDLDRHYLEVERANLNVPSELAARILKEQQEPYRLRKRERARYYATALKIALKQGYLLTDRARTKLKRIQAALSLRDDEVTIIEQQVMTELSMQVLKPARKAVAHASSAERPSGPVGAPTDLMDLKDLHPGDYVVHQGHGIGRFLRSEYLTEQGRRQECAVLEFADGLLRVTVADLNALQRLTLDGQQNLPLSQIQVLAPPSGLTLDPLQSKKGVDYRPLRDLLQAGNWQAADDETYRVMLKCVGRKEGDWMRVEQLRGFPCTDLRTIDQLWTTYSQGHFGFSVQQSLYLDCGAKLDGDYPGDQIWEKFGDRVGWRVKNRWIYYQDVVFDLAAVRGHLPAKACVLVGVVDWWCWVLFSRMDACHISANSSKS
- a CDS encoding calcium-binding protein, with the protein product MTNTTLATADDLGILSGALEISSTFEGTDRLDYYRFTLAQNSDLAGLFEAISLTGLRIISDRNENGIVENNEIAVRSSGSSTGGFTSFFAPLPAGTYFLEVSTQRSDTSYELRLAETPKPSNISPDPGNTLSQAFDLGMLPRQRILRDYVGDLDPVDYYTFTLTQKSNFAFEASGQTANTTVLIGSDRNGNGIYDNGETVGGFNFGVVNGTTYSQDLSAGTYILFVGRNASAANSTHYTLALTTTPDFSGDDILRGTARADRLNGQAGNDRIFGLAGNDVLIGGTGNDLLLGGPGSDRLVGASGDDILRGGADRDTLLGGTGNDQLFGDAGNDILNGDAGNDRLDGGSGNDLLQGGSGNDVLIGGTGNDRLDGGIGNDVITTGGGRDRIVVRRQGRTRVTDFQNNLDKFELIGIRFNQLSFEQRQGDVIGKLGRNTLLVLDNTRLATIDRTDFV